A stretch of Synechococcus sp. MIT S9220 DNA encodes these proteins:
- a CDS encoding DUF1350 family protein — protein sequence MSNWVRFRDCWTLYPRQPRGLVEFVGGSYLAATPQISYRRLLEGVAARGIAIHAWSYVPGFDHQLQAREAWSAMRACRSRHQDRRGQLPLPLRLGHSLGCKLHLLAPDGGRNCNGLVALSFNNFTADQSIPLLDVVAPSLGVSTEFSPSPKETLRLIERQYLQPRNQVVRFNKDKIDQSLDLITALQARKGDCSELLKLPGDHLTPASAGLRRQFLGDWAEGSDRQQQVNRLQDLITSWALGGSPCSH from the coding sequence ATGAGCAACTGGGTTCGCTTCCGTGACTGCTGGACCCTGTACCCGCGTCAGCCACGCGGGTTAGTCGAATTCGTGGGAGGCAGCTACCTCGCGGCGACACCACAGATCAGTTATCGGCGTCTGCTCGAAGGAGTGGCAGCCCGTGGGATCGCCATCCACGCCTGGAGCTATGTGCCAGGTTTCGACCACCAGCTCCAGGCACGCGAAGCCTGGAGTGCCATGCGCGCCTGTCGCTCCCGACATCAGGACCGGCGAGGACAACTGCCATTACCTCTGCGCCTCGGTCACAGCTTGGGTTGCAAACTGCATCTGCTGGCTCCCGACGGCGGGAGGAACTGCAACGGCCTTGTGGCGCTCAGCTTCAACAACTTCACCGCAGATCAGTCGATTCCCCTGCTCGACGTGGTGGCGCCAAGCCTGGGGGTGAGCACCGAATTCAGTCCAAGCCCAAAGGAAACCCTGCGCTTGATCGAACGTCAGTATCTGCAGCCACGCAATCAGGTGGTGCGATTCAACAAAGACAAGATCGACCAGAGTCTTGATTTGATCACGGCACTGCAGGCGCGCAAAGGAGACTGCAGCGAACTGCTGAAGTTGCCTGGAGATCACCTCACACCCGCCAGTGCCGGTCTGCGCAGACAGTTTCTGGGCGACTGGGCGGAAGGCAGCGACCGGCAGCAACAGGTGAACCGCCTGCAGGACCTGATCACCTCCTGGGCCTTGGGAGGCTCCCCCTGCTCTCATTAG
- a CDS encoding tetratricopeptide repeat protein, whose amino-acid sequence MTGFGPSKNPEAQKSAFKKQVRIDVDLLFQEALRHQQNGHLLSAEAAYEKILKSGHLHFAVFLNLADICQETGRLKKAISHCKQAVSLSPDLFDARMKLGSLYKDIGDLDQSRNEIMCALSLDANSPHALLNVMSVYRVDDIAGLKSHALSLVARNSDVINDLNFVEFVSSLGASFCEDVLQGSDNSVASREA is encoded by the coding sequence ATGACTGGGTTCGGGCCATCAAAGAATCCTGAGGCTCAAAAGTCTGCTTTTAAGAAACAAGTGCGTATAGATGTAGATTTGCTGTTCCAGGAGGCTTTGAGGCATCAGCAGAATGGTCATTTGCTTAGCGCTGAAGCAGCCTATGAGAAGATCCTTAAATCAGGGCACTTGCATTTCGCAGTATTTTTGAATTTGGCTGATATCTGCCAGGAAACTGGTCGTTTAAAAAAAGCCATTAGTCACTGTAAGCAGGCTGTATCGCTTAGCCCTGATCTGTTTGATGCGCGTATGAAATTAGGTTCTCTCTATAAAGATATTGGTGATCTTGACCAGTCGAGAAATGAAATTATGTGTGCCCTTTCGCTTGACGCTAATAGCCCTCATGCTCTTTTGAATGTCATGAGCGTTTACAGAGTAGATGATATTGCAGGACTGAAATCGCATGCTTTGAGTTTAGTCGCTAGAAATAGCGATGTCATTAATGATTTAAATTTTGTCGAGTTTGTGTCATCGCTAGGTGCCAGCTTTTGTGAGGATGTTCTTCAAGGTTCAGATAATTCTGTGGCCTCTAGAGAGGCTTGA
- a CDS encoding 3'-5' exonuclease translates to MENQSVPGQLDLLSLGGGPPSPVSPPHVTSQSLPQLAADRASAARTLLIVDTETTGLDPQLDHCLEVGVILFDVSSRQVLAQQSFLLPVEANAAEAINRIPASATTLPQPWRPALDYLQSLLDAADVLVAHNAAFDRQWFGRGHLPSTEKRWLCSMEDMRWPADRQLRSRPSVRDLALAYEIPVWAAHRALTDCIYLAEVFRRCDDLEQLIECGLEPRQLMRAQVSYDQRHLARDAGFRWNEPVKGAWARRLSVREASTLDFPVVPVDPELPLAS, encoded by the coding sequence ATGGAGAACCAATCCGTACCAGGTCAGCTCGATTTGCTGTCGTTAGGCGGTGGCCCACCGTCTCCTGTCTCGCCGCCTCATGTCACATCTCAATCCTTGCCGCAGTTAGCTGCTGATCGCGCCTCTGCAGCACGCACGCTGTTGATTGTTGACACTGAAACCACAGGGCTCGATCCGCAGCTGGACCACTGCCTTGAGGTGGGGGTGATTCTCTTCGACGTGTCCAGTCGTCAGGTGCTGGCGCAGCAATCGTTTTTGTTGCCGGTGGAGGCGAATGCCGCAGAGGCGATCAATCGCATTCCCGCCTCCGCGACCACCCTGCCTCAACCCTGGCGACCCGCCCTCGACTATCTGCAGTCGTTGCTGGATGCTGCCGATGTGTTGGTGGCCCACAACGCGGCCTTCGATCGCCAGTGGTTCGGGCGTGGTCACCTGCCGTCCACTGAGAAACGCTGGCTCTGCAGCATGGAGGACATGCGTTGGCCTGCGGATCGTCAGCTCAGGTCAAGGCCATCGGTGCGTGATCTGGCCCTGGCCTATGAAATCCCCGTTTGGGCCGCCCATCGTGCTCTCACCGATTGCATTTACTTGGCGGAGGTCTTCCGTCGCTGTGATGACCTTGAGCAGTTGATCGAGTGTGGTCTGGAGCCGCGTCAGCTGATGCGCGCCCAGGTGTCTTACGACCAACGCCATCTCGCCCGGGATGCCGGTTTCCGCTGGAACGAACCGGTGAAAGGAGCCTGGGCTAGGCGTCTATCGGTGAGGGAAGCCAGCACACTCGATTTCCCTGTTGTGCCTGTTGATCCTGAATTGCCCCTGGCATCCTGA
- a CDS encoding PstS family phosphate ABC transporter substrate-binding protein, with amino-acid sequence MSFVRQALTLFSLLAVASGVSAFAESSLTSVGVSLPARLYRNWFAQMASSGGPEVSYRSVGSASAQWALIRQTVDFAVSDAPMQPKDLAKVRRGVVQIPIAGSAIAFGYNQPGCDLKLTQQQAVQLASGRITDWKQLGCESGSLTWVYRSDVSGITDAFTQSMQAFSSQWQLGTGASIRWPADHAIAAEGNSGVAAAIEKRRGAIGYLGLSHLSGSVRAAALQNKAGEFQRPNLISAAKALKAIELDFNLAGSSPNPSVEGAYPIVTLIWVLAYRSGNGQNTPAIRAALDFMLSSQAQSQVAELGLIPLEAEMLSKSRPVVERIAQ; translated from the coding sequence ATGAGCTTTGTCAGGCAGGCTCTCACCCTGTTTTCTCTGCTTGCCGTTGCAAGCGGTGTCTCCGCTTTTGCAGAGTCGTCTCTGACCAGTGTCGGTGTCTCACTCCCCGCGAGGCTCTACCGAAACTGGTTTGCCCAGATGGCCAGCTCAGGCGGTCCTGAGGTCAGCTATCGCTCCGTGGGTTCAGCTTCGGCTCAATGGGCCTTGATCAGGCAGACCGTTGATTTCGCGGTGTCCGATGCTCCAATGCAACCGAAGGATTTGGCCAAGGTGAGGCGTGGTGTCGTTCAGATCCCCATCGCTGGCAGCGCCATCGCTTTCGGATACAACCAGCCTGGGTGCGATCTGAAACTCACCCAGCAGCAGGCTGTTCAGCTGGCCAGCGGCAGGATCACCGACTGGAAGCAGCTCGGCTGTGAGTCCGGCTCTCTGACCTGGGTGTATCGATCTGATGTCTCTGGGATCACTGATGCCTTCACTCAATCCATGCAGGCGTTTTCTTCGCAATGGCAGTTGGGAACTGGCGCTTCGATTCGCTGGCCAGCAGATCATGCGATCGCTGCGGAGGGGAACTCCGGAGTTGCTGCCGCCATTGAAAAAAGGAGGGGAGCGATCGGCTACCTCGGTTTGTCCCATCTCAGCGGCAGTGTCAGGGCTGCTGCCTTGCAGAACAAGGCCGGAGAGTTTCAGCGACCCAATTTGATCTCAGCGGCCAAGGCCCTCAAGGCCATCGAACTGGACTTCAATCTTGCCGGCAGCAGCCCCAACCCTTCGGTTGAGGGTGCCTATCCGATCGTCACGCTGATCTGGGTTCTGGCCTACAGGTCTGGGAACGGCCAGAACACGCCGGCGATCAGAGCGGCGCTTGACTTCATGCTCAGCAGCCAGGCACAGAGCCAGGTTGCTGAGCTTGGCTTGATTCCGCTGGAGGCTGAAATGCTCAGCAAGTCGCGGCCGGTCGTTGAACGGATTGCTCAGTAA
- a CDS encoding peroxiredoxin codes for MALTVGDNVPSINLEDQEGNSCAISERNGTPLVLFFYPKDETPGCTAEACGFRDSHQELQQLGAQVWGVSGDDLVSHRRFAERHQLPFPLLSDSDQRLRRAFGVPKTLGLLPSRVTYVIDGQGVIQHVFNNLLDGPAHVREAMQVLRSLQPSQ; via the coding sequence ATGGCCCTCACCGTTGGTGACAACGTTCCGTCCATCAACCTGGAGGATCAAGAAGGCAACAGCTGCGCCATCAGCGAGCGCAACGGCACGCCCCTGGTGTTGTTCTTCTATCCCAAAGACGAGACCCCGGGCTGCACCGCAGAAGCCTGCGGATTCCGGGATTCCCACCAGGAGCTGCAACAGCTTGGTGCTCAGGTCTGGGGCGTCAGCGGTGACGATCTGGTGAGCCATCGCCGCTTCGCGGAACGCCATCAGCTGCCGTTTCCCCTGTTGAGCGACAGTGACCAACGCCTGCGCCGAGCATTCGGTGTTCCGAAAACACTTGGCCTGCTGCCATCCAGGGTCACCTACGTGATTGATGGCCAAGGTGTGATCCAGCACGTGTTCAACAACCTGCTCGATGGCCCGGCCCATGTGCGCGAAGCCATGCAGGTGCTGCGTTCGCTGCAACCCAGTCAATGA